The nucleotide sequence GGGGTTTTCTCAGTCCTTCACTCAAGAACAAGTAGCTGGTAAGAATATTATTACCTTACTCAAAGTTAGAGTGCAGTTTTGAGAACTGCATAGTTACTCTTATAAAAGTTAGCATGCAACAGCTTAAATAAAACAGCGTGGTAAAGAAAAGGGAGTGATTGCAGCATCAGCTTGACTGTTGGGGTTAATGCTGAGCTATGGAGATCTGACTGTTGAATTCACCTTTTCCAGATATTGATGGACAGTATGCAATGACTCGAGCTCAGAGGGTGAGAGCTGCTATGTTCCCTGAGACGCTAGATGAGGGCATGCAGATCCCATCTACACAGTTTGATGCCGCTCATCCCACTAACGTCCAGCGTCTGGCTGAACCATCACAGATGCTGAAACATGCAGTTGTAAACTTAATTAACTATCAAGATGATGCAGAACTTGCCACACGTGCAATCCCTGAATTGACAAAACTGCTGAATGATGAGGACCAGGTAAGTAGAGACATGGCCAACTTTTTAATCTGCTTTGAAGGAAACTCCCAAGGAAATAGTCTTAAAATGTGTACCTTACTTCAGtatttgaaaactgaaaactaATGTTTCTTAATTCTTGTATATTATAGGTGGTGGTTAATAAGGCTGCAGTTATGGTCCATCAGCTTTCTAAAAAGGAAGCTTCGAGACACGCCATCATGCGTTCTCCTCAGATGGTGTCTGCTATCGTACGCACCATGCAGAACACAAATGACGTGGAGACAGCTCGCTGCACTGCTGGGACCTTGcacaatctttcccaccatcgtGAGGGCTTGCTGGCCATCTTTAAATCTGGGGGCATTCCTGCCCTGGTGAAGATGCTCGGGTAAGAAAACATGGTCAGAATGCTCCAAGCTCAGGAGGAGGAGAGTGCAATCACACCATTTCTGATgagacttttttccttcttcccagtTCACCAGTGGATTCTGTATTGTTTTATGCCATTACAACTCTCCACAACCTTTTATTGCATCAGGAAGGAGCTAAAATGGCCGTGCGTTTAGCTGGCGGGCTGCAGAAAATGGTTGCCTTGCTCAACAAAACGAATGTTAAATTCTTGGCTATTACAACAGATTGTCTTCAGATTCTAGCTTATGGCAATCAAGAAAGCAAGGTAAAAGAATTATTCTGAATGTGGTTGTCACGGAGCCTTGGAGACCCCCAGTGTCATGTCCTTCTACAGATTTTTGCAGATTTATTGTATGCCTTATACTCTGTATGTATCTCAGAGAAGTTGGACATCTCTGTTTTACTGTTTGAGTTGGTGTGTACACTGTACTAGGTGATAGGGACATAGCATGCAGGCTGTTCTTAAAGCTTTCATTGTCGGGTGGAAGAGAGACATTGAAATAATAAGCTGCTTTATTTAGTTCAAGTTTTAGGAGGAAGTAGAAGGGCTATATGAGAGCATGTAAATGAACCAGACCCTTTTTTGAGGGTTTATGCAGATTTCTTGGAGAAAGTGATGGATGAGTTCAGCTCATGGATGAAAAGGGATTGACTAAGGTGAATGAAGGTTAGGGAGAGGAAATGGCATCTGTGACAGTTCTCCTGAGGGAGGGAGGACCAGATGAGGTTTGGAAATTCAGGAAATACAGAGAGTAAGGAAGAGAAGGGGTGTGAGATAAGACTGTTGAGATAGGGCAGATCCTGCAGGGCTTAGTGGAACATGTTAAAAGAATAATGGGAAACAGTTCTTAGCAGAAGCACACAGTGAAAAGATTTGTCTTTGGAAATCGGGGTAGAGTCAGGAGGTGGGGTATGCAGGGAAGGAAAGGTGGGGATAAATATTTAATGCTGTCTCTTTTTGAGGTGGATATGATGAGGAAAGGCAAAGAGACAAAGCATATATTAGGAATGTTTATTAATAAGTGCCCATTCTGGTTCAGATTTCCATGCAACAAATCAGCCGTGACATAACTTTCATATCTGGGCATTACTGTTCACAACAAcatggattttgtttttttttccttttactatgATCAGTGTGGGAAGAATAATACTGGGccagtttatatatttttgggaGAACTGAGGTACACGAATGTGAGTGAAATTTTGTAGCAGCAGGGCTTAAATATGACCCCAGTCTGGGGGTCTAGTTAATGACGACCAGGTGTACATTTATGTCACTACGCTGCTGAGATTCTTGTATAATAAAGTCAGTTGGTAATAAAGGCTTTTCTCGGGCATTTGATCAAGATTCCATGATTAACAATATATACACATCTTTCTAGCTCATCATCCTGGCTAGTGGTGGACCTCAAGCTCTAGTGAATATAATGAGGACCTACACTTATGAGAAGCTACTGTGGACCACAAGCAGAGTGCTGAAGGTGCTGTCTGTCTGCTCCAGTAACAAGCCGGCTATTGTAGAAGCTGGTAAGTGTACTTGGCTATTCTGAGTTCTCATGCGTGCAGCATATGTAGTTCTCATTAGATTGCCTTTCTTAGGAAAAGGGTGATCAAACTGACCTTCACAGGCTGAAAGTAATGGTTGTATTCAGCTTGAAGCCAAAGTTGCATTCAGACAAAGGACGTGTTCTGCTTGACACCTTCTTTGGTGCTGTTCAAGCCTAGTTCAGGCAGAGATCATATTACCAAAAACAATGGCTGATAATAGGCTTGATAACAGCTATTCCAGAAATACCTGaaatgtatttgtttaaaaaaaaatacagatttttaggCTTACTTAATCAGAATTCCTGGAGTATTGAAGTGACAAGAGAGTCAATAATAGCTGGAAATGCATGGGACTGGAGGCCTAGGAATCTCGATTATAAGAAGTTTCCcattggggagggaggtgggaggggtttcaggatggggaacacatgtgcacccatggctgattcatgtcagtataTGGtgaaaaccactataatattgtaaagttaattagcctcaaattaaattaaaaaaaatttcccaggTTATTCTGATGCTcatttattctgaaaatattCAGCCCCTGTGTTTCAAGCTGGTATGCAGTGGGCAACAAAATAGGTATGGTCCCCGTATTTATTCTTGTATAATAAAATCAGGCTGGTGAAGGAGACAGAAATATGCAAAAAGATGGGGTGATTACAAACTGGAATGTGTTACGAGAGAAATGAACAGCAAATAGTGATACAGAGTTAATGGGGCAGGAATGTCCTTCTGTAAGAGGCGGACGTTAAATGAAATCACAGAATGAGAAGGCTTCATGTGTATGAGAAGTAAGGAGTAAGTGCAATCCAGATGGTCCTAAAGGTAGGAAAGAAATCGCTGCGTTCTAGGTGCTGAAGAGGAAGTCTGTGTAACTAGAACCTAGTGAGTAGTGGGATGAATAGCTCAGGATGACGGTGATGGGCCAGAGCCAGGCAGGCCTGTGTTGTGCCAGACTTTCTAGGTCCCTGGATGATGTTTATTCGTGCTTTATTGCAGCTTTGGAAACACAGGTGTTGAATGCTTAGGTCCATTTGAGATGAAGTGCAAATCCTAAAGGGTTCCTGAAGGTTATGCTAAAGAATTCAGTCTTTATCTTATAATGAGAAGCTGTTGTTGGCTACAGCATCACAGTGAGGTGTTTGGAATATTAATATTAGCATCATGTGACAGTTTGACCAAAGGCAAGCAGACCAGGCTTCTGGGATGTGTTACACACTTTTAGGAATGAAATcatttgatattaaaaatatgtagcaAAGGATGAATGTTATTTAGGGAGTTGATATCTGTGAAGTGACTAAAAGGTCAGTAGGTAGCTGGAAATGTTTGCTTCTGGAATGCTAGGGAAGACTGGGTGGGGACAGAGATTAGGGAGTTCCTTTCTTAGTGGATGCGGGTAAGGGCTGTAGGGAAGTCAGGGGGCTGCCTCAAAGCCATCTTCACCCTGGGCTTGCTCAAtcagaatatgtgtgtgtttaagtctCTGCAGGCAGTTCTGAGAGGCATCTGGAATTAAGATCCACTCTCTTAGAGTTGATGGTTCTAGtagagggagagaagggagacAGGAACCAAGTCGTTTTGAAACTACTGAGCATCAGCCTTGTGCACTCTGTTAGCAGCTGGAGCTACTATGAGGAAGGCACCAGATAGGGAGGGTCTGGTCTGAGTGGTGGGCTCCATTATAGCTGTGGAAAATGCTGTGAAGGAAAAGTACAAAGTGTGTGAGAATAGCAGCAAGTTGACCCAGTCTAATTGAGGAAATAAAACAGACctgaaaagataaacaaggagacaagggaactacatcccactgcatttgggtaaagaacctgcccgccagtgcaggagacatgagacacaggttcgattcctgagtggggaagatcccctgaagaaggaaatggcagcctactccagtattcttgcctggggaattccatggatggaggagcctggtgggctacagttcatagagttgcaaagagttggacacaactcaagtgacttagcatgcatagcatTGCATGGCTGACCTAACCTAATTGAGGAAATAAAACAGatctgaaaagataaacaaggaGACAAGGGAAAGCATATCCCACTGCATTTAGAAGTGATTTCAATGGGAGAGAGATGGTGAAGTTAAGCTAGCCAGTGTGTGGGGAATCGAGCTTCCATTTAGACTCCTCTACAGTGTAAACGTCCTTCATTAGGGTCCTAAACAATAGGAGGTTGTGAATCTTTGAAGAGCATCTTTTGCCTTTAATACAGTCCCCAGAGTAAGCATTCTGGTGCTGCCTTTTTAGACTGTTTCCACCCTGTGAGTTTACATTAGCTCCTTCAGGGATTTGCTCGGATGGCACCTTCACAGTCAGGTGTCCTGGTTACCCTACTTTAAATTGTAGCCCCCTCTTTTGTCTTTGTTGTTTGTACACTAACACCATTTGACATATAGTTTTAGCTTTCTAAtagtatatttgtttattttgtgctTGCAACTAGACCACAAGCTCTATGAAAGTATGATTTTTAGACTGTTTGCCTCACTGATACAGCTCCAGTGCAAAACAGGGCCTGGTATTAAATAATCTTGAAATGACTGGATGAAAGGAAATAAGTAATAGGACTATTACTTACAGGGAGACTGTGGAGATAATGATGGCTTTTCCACACAGGGAAGAAACAATAGATGCATAACACAAGTTGTCACTAGCTGAGGTGAACTAGAAAAGAGGGAAACTGAGCAGCattctagaaaatgaaagaaaataaaggactTAGATGGAGGGGATACGCTTTGGCAACAAAGAAGGATACCCTCTGAGACTAAAGAAGACACTTAGTACTGATAGAAATTGTGAGCTAATGGCCATCACCTTAGatgctttttaatctttttaggtGGAATGCAAGCTTTAGGACTTCACCTGACAGATCCAAGTCAGCGCCTTGTTCAGAACTGCCTTTGGACTCTAAGGAATCTTTCAGATGCTGCAACTAAACAGGTACATTCAGAGTAAATTGGTGCCTTACTGGTAAGTGTCAAGCTGAATATGTACTGAGTGTCTGTTTTCATCTCCACAGGAAGGGATGGAAGGTCTTCTTGGGACTCTTGTTCAGCTTCTGGGCTCAGATGATATCAATGTGGTCACCTGTGCAGCTGGAATTCTTTCTAATCTCACTTGCAATAATTATAAGAACAAGATGATGGTGTGCCAAGTGGGTGGCATAGAGGCCCTTGTGCGCACGGTCCTCCGTGCTGGGGACAGGGAAGACATCACTGAGCCTGCCATCTGTGCCCTTCGTCATCTGACCAGCCGGCACCAGGAGGCTGAGATGGCCCAGAACGCTGTTCGCCTTCACTACGGGCTACCTGTGGTGGTTAAACTCCTACATCCACCATCCCACTGGCCTCTGATCAAGGTAAACTGTCAAACGTTGAAGGTTGCAGAATTGAAAACAGACTACTTCCGACTATGACTAGCAGCCCGTCTCTGCACTGGGGACTGGCTGACAAGGAGCTGTAAATAGGAAGTATGGGTGGGATGAGGGTGGGGGTGAAGTGTTGTGTCGTCAGTTTACTTCCAGGTGATGGTGACAGATGCAGTGTGGTAGGCATTTTAGACTAAGAACATGATTTTGTTGTATGCcagttctttattctttcttcttatcTGCAGGCTACTGTTGGATTGATTCGAAATCTTGCCCTTTGTCCAGCAAATCATGCACCTTTGCGTGAGCAGGGTGCCATTCCACGACTAGTTCAGTTGCTGGTTCGTGCACATCAGGATACCCAGCGTCGTACATCTATGGGTGGAACACAGCAGCAGTTTGTGGTAGGTAAATCTTAGTAGTGACCCCTGGCCTTTTAAAAGGAATGCATAAATCCATAGGCTCCTGAACTACTTCAGTCATTGGCTTCCTCCATTCTCTAGCTTCCTGAAGGGCTGCTTGCTACTGGCTTAAAGAACCACCATGTCTCTGTGGCTGCGGAGAATGAAAGGAGTAACATGGCCCCTGGTGATACCTCCCTTGACATATCCTTCACATCGCTGCCTCCTCAATCTTACAAAGGGAGTGTAGGGTGTGATTTACTGCTATGGGGTCTCATCTTGTCCATACAAAAGGTTCACCTGTCCGAAGTAGCAGAGGCATTAATTTGAATCCAAGTCTGTCTGATTTCAGAGCCTGTTATCCCCCACTGCAGTTCTACCTATAAACATACAttgttaaaaatttatttttaatgggagtATAATTTCTGTACAATGTTGTGGTGATTTCTGTTGTCCAGTAGCATGGATCAGCTATGAGTATAcccacatcccctccctcttgagccccctCATCCCCAGCCCTCAGGCTGAGCTCCCTATGGTATTCAGGCATCTTCCCACTAGTTAgctgttttacatgtggtagcGTATATActtcagtgctactttctcagttcatcccacctgcTCCTTCCCGTTAGGTCCACCAGTTCTTCTCTACCTCTGTTCTTGCCCTGCAGATACGTTCatcagtaccacttttctagattctatatatgcattaatatacgatgtttttctctttctgacttctttcactctgtatgacagactctaggttcatccacctcactacaactgattcagtttcattccttttaaggCTACTATTTCACCGTATATGTCTACCACAGctgttttatccattcatctattgatggacatctaggttgcttgcatgtcctggctgttgtaaatagtgcttctatgaacattgggatacaagtgtccttttgaattatggttttttcggggtatatgcccagtagtgggattgctgggtcatatggtagtaatactcatatttttaaaatgaatctccaaaaaaaaattaaataaataaataaaaaaaatgaatctccatactcttttccacaatggttgtatcaatttatgtTTCCACAAACCGTgcaggaagattcccttttctccatatcctctccagcatttattgtttgtagataccTATAAATATTTAACACATCTTTTACTGTCTCTTCCAAGAGTGGTTTAAACTGTTTCCATGGACTTACAAGAATATCAACAAGAATACGTGGTAGTATTTCTGGGATCTTTACTTGTAATCTTAGCCTGAAATTTTTAATAGTCTGAAACTTTGATGTCAAGTTTTCAGTCTTAAAAGTAGCTTCATTATTAAGTAAAGATACTTATGATTCCCCAGCATGTGTTTTAAGACTCAGAGTCTCTTACTTAATCAGGTTAGAGAACAAGACTTTACACGATAGATCTTGAGACGTCGCTAGTTACGATTAGGATGCACTCATAGGGCGCTTGGGCTTTCTCCACTCAGTACTTTGGATATCGGCCAGTCTCCATGAGGTGGCTTAACAGAATGCAAAGGGTACCTTTTAATCTCTTCTCTGGGAAGAAAGGAGCTTTTGTGTTATAATAAAAGTAAAGTTGGATATAAAAGTTGTAGCAAAGTTATAACCTTTCTTAAAACTCAGAAAGAGGGAAAGCAGACTGTAGCTATGTTTTGCAAAAGCTAATTTCCTTATCCCATATTATAGGCTATCAGTTGAGTAGTCTTGGAGGAGGTGAGTGGATTTTCTCCTGCCAACTTGGTAGACTTTTAGCAGTAGGTGGTAAAACTTTGCTAAATTTTCACCAAATACACATAGGTATACAAAGATCTAGGGAGTACCTGAAGGAAAACACTGACAGTGTGTGCACATCACTTTCCCATCTTGGTGTCTGCTTTCTTCCCTTTACCCAGAGTGCTGGGTGCCTTGTTGGGAAGAGAGTGATCTTTGGGAGTCAGAGGTACATTGAAGCTGTGCTTTGCCGTGCACAGTTTTGGAGGTGCTGCTTGGAATTAGTGCTGACAAGAGGCCACTTTCACAAAGTGACCCTCAATTAGTGGATCCATCTTCATTCCTGAACTTACTCGCAAATTCTGGTGAATAACTAGTGATTACTACTCAGAACAGGAAAGCCTTTCAAGCATATAAACTTTAGAGAGCACAATCCCCTATTAACGATGTTTCTTTTGGTAGGAGGGAGTCCGCATGGAAGAAATAGTTGAAGGTTGTACTGGAGCCCTTCACATCCTAGCTCGGGATGTTCACAACCGAATCGTTATCAGAGGACTAAATACCATTCCATTGTTTGTGCAGGTATGTTTGTTTTAAGTGAGGTGTTCTAGAATCTGTATGTCAGTAAAATTTCAGGATTTTAAAGATAAGCAAAGTATAAGGAAATTAGGGGCCAAAATAGTAGATATTATTTCATCTACTATCACCGTTTATAAAATGGCTGTGCTGCTCATGCTATTTTTCAAGTACAAAAAATAGAAAGTGTGTCATGTCCTTTTAGTTGAATCCATTTATGAAAACACCCTTCATTTTTCTTGGGAAGTAGAGAGGGAGAAGCACTGGGACTAGAGcctcaggaggaggagggttcCACTCTGCTTTCAGGTGTGCTCGGTTAGAAGGGATGGAAGCTGCCTGGGCTACTGCAGCACAAACCCCTCGTCACCTCTGGGTTTTCCAAATCTTAATTTGAATAATACTCAGGAGAAGAGGCTTGAGCTAAAAATGCTCCAGAAAACCATTGCTGCTAAGCATCAAACACTCACGAACATAAACTCAAGAGTGTATGATTTAATGCAGGCTTCCTATTTAATACAAGTGGTGCAGATACCACAGTGGGGTGCTCGCCATGTTTTACCTTTGGATTTGATTAGGTTTCATGTGTGTTTTCTCCTCAGCTGCTTTATTCTCCTATTGAAAATATCCAAAGAGTAGCTGCAGGGGTCCTCTGTGAACTTGCTCAGGACAAGGAAGCTGCAGAAGCTATTGAAGCCGAGGGAGCCACAGCTCCTCTGACAGAATTACTTCATTCTAGGAATGAAGGTGTGGGTAAGTAGGAAAGGAATCAGAGCCTTTAGCTTGTGTACACTGAAGCCTCAGCTTTTCCTCAAAGaccatttttccttcctctcccagCAACATATGCAGCTGCTGTTTTGTTCCGAATGTCTGAGGACAAGCCACAGGATTATAAGAAACGGCTTTCGGTTGAGCTGACCAGTTCTCTCTTCAGAACGGAGCCAATGGCTTGGAATGAGGTAGGCAGTGTGAGCACGTTTATTTGATGGTTCGCTAGAGCACCAAGGCAGTTTATGGTTTCCTCTCGAACGACTTGGTGCACATTCATTTGCATTGACTATGTCCTTGGCTTGAATATTCATTCTTTACACTAGCTTAGCAACTGCTGtaaggaaaaactacagctttatACAGCCTGTTTAGAACAAACAAGTTAGAATTTGTAAGGGAGATAGATGAAAAAGTTAacagattaaaaaacacttttgaaaGTTGTTAGGAAAGGGGCAGTCGATTAAACGTTGTTAGTTGGAGGTCAGTTTatcagtacttttaaaaaatactgtttttcacCTACTTTTCTACTTGAATTTCTATTAATTTGTTCAGTATTTGTCCTTGATACAAATTGAAATAGTCAAAACCACCCTGAAAGTTGATACAGTCATTGTACATAATCATAAGGTGGATTATAAAGAGAGAGGCTATATACTGTTaggaaaagagaagcaaactGCTAAACAGTAATAGTAATATATTAATTGGCTGTTGAATAGATAATCTCAACCATTCCAACTTGAGCTCTGAACATCCTCACCCAGCCCTTTCTCCAGACCTGTTCCACACAGTTAATGGCAACTTAGTTCTTCTAGCTGTGCAGGCTCTAGGGATCTTTTCATAACACACCCTGTCAGCAACTCCTATTGAGGGTAGAAACAAAACACCTATTTTGTTTCCTGTTATATTTCTAGCACTTAATAAGTACTTGGTAATATATTTGCAGAAAGAATAAATTACAAAGCATTTCTGTGATTGTGTACATCTGTATTTTGAAGTAATTCTGCACTTTGTAAGTAGTTCTACAGTGTTTTGAGTTCTTTATTCCTTTTGTAATCTGAGAATAAGTATGTTTTCAAAATATCAGAGTATCCTTTGAGTTGAGAATTTCCATTTTGCTTCCTTGCCTGTACCTGTTCATCTAGACTGCTGATCTTGGACTTGATATTGGTGCCCAGGGAGAACCTCTTGGATATCGCCAGGATGGTATGTATCTCATATTTCTTGATTATCTCCAGATCAAGCTAAAGG is from Bos taurus isolate L1 Dominette 01449 registration number 42190680 breed Hereford chromosome 22, ARS-UCD2.0, whole genome shotgun sequence and encodes:
- the CTNNB1 gene encoding catenin beta-1 isoform X1 → MATQADLMELDMAMEPDRKAAVSHWQQQSYLDSGIHSGATTTAPSLSGKGNPEEEDVDTTQVLYEWEQGFSQSFTQEQVADIDGQYAMTRAQRVRAAMFPETLDEGMQIPSTQFDAAHPTNVQRLAEPSQMLKHAVVNLINYQDDAELATRAIPELTKLLNDEDQVVVNKAAVMVHQLSKKEASRHAIMRSPQMVSAIVRTMQNTNDVETARCTAGTLHNLSHHREGLLAIFKSGGIPALVKMLGSPVDSVLFYAITTLHNLLLHQEGAKMAVRLAGGLQKMVALLNKTNVKFLAITTDCLQILAYGNQESKLIILASGGPQALVNIMRTYTYEKLLWTTSRVLKVLSVCSSNKPAIVEAGGMQALGLHLTDPSQRLVQNCLWTLRNLSDAATKQEGMEGLLGTLVQLLGSDDINVVTCAAGILSNLTCNNYKNKMMVCQVGGIEALVRTVLRAGDREDITEPAICALRHLTSRHQEAEMAQNAVRLHYGLPVVVKLLHPPSHWPLIKATVGLIRNLALCPANHAPLREQGAIPRLVQLLVRAHQDTQRRTSMGGTQQQFVEGVRMEEIVEGCTGALHILARDVHNRIVIRGLNTIPLFVQLLYSPIENIQRVAAGVLCELAQDKEAAEAIEAEGATAPLTELLHSRNEGVATYAAAVLFRMSEDKPQDYKKRLSVELTSSLFRTEPMAWNETADLGLDIGAQGEPLGYRQDDPSYRSFHSGGYGQDALGMDPMMEHEMGGHHPGADYPVDGLPDLGHAQDLMDGLPPGDSNQLAWFDTDL